The sequence below is a genomic window from Lolium perenne isolate Kyuss_39 chromosome 7, Kyuss_2.0, whole genome shotgun sequence.
ACCAATCGGTAACTTCTTCTTTCTACGTATTATTTAATCACTATATGCAATAACCTAATCGATTAAATGACCTGACTATGAAGTGTATGAGCATTTTTATTCCTTCAATGATAAATTGTTTTGATGCTAATCACTTGCTGGAATCCATCTTCGTATGAGGGAATTTTTCTGCTACACGAGTATTTTTTTGGTTCGGCATGATCATTTATGTTGACTGCAATTATGATATTGGAATTTATGCGATGAGGCACTACAACAACGGATAGAAATCAATTTATTAGTAAATTTATTTTCTATGGTTATATAATACTGACCTGATGCACTTCCGGGTCAGTGGATTCATTTTCTAATGGTTATTAGTGGATTTTATCTTCTATGGTTATATAATACTACCCGATGTACTTTTGGGTTAGTGGATTCATCTATATGGTCGTTACTGGGTTCCTCTTATATAATACTATCCGGTGCATTTCTGGATCAGGGGATTCATTCTTATATAATACGGACCCGATGCACTTCCGGATCAGTGGTTTCTTCTATGATTTTCAATGGATTTATCTTCTATGGTTGTATAAATGCTGACCTGATGCACTTTCGGGTCAGTGGATTCATATTTTATGGTTATCAGTGGATTCATATTCTATGGTTATCAATTGATTTATATTATATAATATTAAACCGATGCACTTccggcggattcatcttcaatactTCATCTTTAATAACGTAATCTTTAAACGGCTTCATCCCCACTCGCGTAAATCTTCAGTGGATTCATATTATATGATTGTGGATGGCTTCATCCTAAATAGCTTCACCTTATATGGTTATTGAGTGATACTATACAATGCTGGCCTGATGCGAGTTCTTCTAAGGGAAGTCGAAAATGAACAAAAGTTGTCGTAACTTTCGTCACCAGGCATGTGTGATCATGATTTTCTAGATGAAACAAAAAACAGGTACTATTCATCAATTTAATGCGCTTTGTTCTAACATATACAACGCAAGCAGCGGTTACCGCGGTTCAAGTCCAGAGGAAAAAAGCTCACGTATACATGTGCACTGGACAAATCCTTCTTCTTCTCATTGATTACTGATCCATTCAAAGGAAAATCTTGGACGGTAGCTCGTGGATCACCGCGCTGCTTCACCACGGTCACAAGCGGATACGCGATGGTTCGCAAACCTCAGCAGCAGAACAGCATAACAACACGATGGGCGAAATAACTCGGCCACCGCGATGCAGCTAAATAAATCCGACTCAATCACATGTCTAATTTTGTCCGACACAAAAATATTAGGTGCTATATTTTCTATAATTACTATTTGCAAAATTTATTTAGCCAAATATTTTTTTGACTTGTGTTATTATTTACGCACAGATTTTTGCACGTTAATACAACTGTAGATTGGAATAAGCTCTGACTACTCACCTGTCGCGGACTCGACATCGcgcactcgccacgctcgggggctcgtccGTCGAGGATCCATCATATCgactgcgtcctcttcatcggcTACTTTCGGCCAGGCTCCAGGCGACTACATCCACTGTACGCCGCACGATTTGCTTTCACATCGGCTCCGCCGCGGCCGATAAAAAAACTAAGTGTTTATCTTTCAGAGTTAGTTATTATTTATTTTCAccgcacccgacactcgggggctgcgccaAATAATTTTATTCAAAGAAAGGTGGTGACAAAATAGAGATGGATCAATCTTCAATTCCACAGACTCGTCATTTATTTCAATCGAATACTTGATGAAAAAATTGCTTAAACTAAGTCACCGAAAGAATTCTTCAAAGAAGATGACAAAATAGAGATGGATAAATCTTAGAGTCTACAAACTCGTCATTTATTCTCAGAAAGAGCGCCGGCGGCGTACTCGAcgaaaatatagaagaacccaaaaAATGGGCCGTTCCATCAGTCGaacaaaggcactcgacaatatattctcagagcgcattCACCGCGGTAAAAACTCTGAATACCGTGACTTATAAAAGGGTCacaaaggtaagaccccgggatccgtcATGTGTggcatggtatcgcatccgaatgcGCTCTCACACTTTATCCACAACAAAAGATGTGAAGAAAATCCCAGCTGACGCGTTGGGTACCCGATAATTTAGCTGGAATTCAGTTTTCGATAAGTCCTAAAGCGGCACGTCCTGAATTACGCCACTATCCTAGGTTCGAGTCCGGGGACTCGAACTTGAAGTAGGTTTATACGgatttgccacaagagcagttaacgggcacctgatccgtcagatgaaccaaccTCATGTACCAATATCCCCGTACAATATAGATGTCGAATAAAAATAGCAATGGCCTGGAAGTCGAAAAATCAAGAAGAAAAGTCCGGGTTCGGAAATTCAACCCGATTCTGCGATCCAATATCTTCATGGTAAATAAATCAAGGTTTGTCGACTCCACTCGACTCTGCGActcaagtggagcctactcccatccggagcaaatggatttcatcaagtcctgcAGGAGTCGATAAAAAGGGGGTTGTGCCTAGGaatatagtcaagttcttcatcgagtagtacaacttgagtctatgattAGGAGCAAAcactgcccatagactcggggactACTCACACTAGttgagtgcccgtgcgttgctacggctccCTTAAATTTATTTCTTGACGCACATGTGAAAGTAATACACATGAATATTCACATTGATAGAAAGAGACAGCCACATATTATTCTGAAAATAATAATTATTAATTATTGTACTTTGCTGTTTTAATAGATTCAATTTAAAATGTTTTTCGGGAAATGAAGCCCTCTAGGGGATTTTGGGGTACACGGGGGATCCCCAGTTTTCAGATCTGATATCCAGAAAATCCCAAATATGAATGGAAAATCTAAATGTACAGAGATGCATACacatattagctctcttcctacTATATGTTGTGTAAGGGAAGTTAGTTTGAGCAAGCAAGCATAATATCAAACTCATCCATATACTTAGTCATGAACCATCTTTCTATTATTAAAGAGGGACCGAAGTCATTTGCTTCTGCAATTAAATGTTTCCAAGTTACTATATGACTAAGTGATGAAAATTTTATATTAAGCAATTGCTGTCACAAGTACTTTCTGAAACTGAGAAAAGGACAATCTATCAAAGATATACAGATTATGATTTCTATTCAAAAATCATAATCTGTATATCAAAGATATACACCATTTAAGGAACTTTTAGAGTGAATTACACTTCACCATGTATTTGTAAGGATTGACATGTTGCATTAGATTTTTAATTTTTTAGTATCCAATATTCCATTTTGTGTTGGACAGTGTCAGCAGAGCCGGTGCAAAAGCGTGGACCTGGACGTCCACGCAAATATCCCAAAGTGCTGGCCTCTGGACACCCACAGGAACATCCCGTAGCTGAAGAAGTGCTGCTGCATCCCGTAGCTGGAGAAGAGCTGCAGAAGCCCAAAGCTGAAGCAGTGCTGAAGAGGCCGCGTGGACGTCCGCCAAAGGTGCGCGACGCCGAAGCTAGTGTAGTACAGATGTCAGGTATGGGTTTCATGTTTAAACATCACCTGCAATATAAAGGAAGACTGCTTCTTACTCATTTTTTTATAGCCAGCACTGCTATGGTAGTTTCACCTCTGGGACAACACAAAGTAAAGGAGACCGAGGTAATTATCAATACTACGCATCATCTCAtcgtttgttgttttaataactAGCACAGTGGCCCGCGCATATTGCGCAGTTGAGTCTTTCTCATGTTTTGAGTTATATAAGGCGGGTATGCAATTTTTTATTgatgtttctttttaatttcccaTATTTATCACATCTTCTTTTGTTTTTGATGCATATGTAAATACGGATTCCACAAACTACCCTTTAATTGTGCTCCGTCAAAGCAGGTTTAAGTATGCCCATTAATTTCACAAATAAAGGTCTCGTTTATGTGAAACAAAATTATGGTAATGTATTTAAATTCAGAATAAATTTCAAATGGCACATTAATCATATATAATTGGGCAAATACCTTGTCATTTTTAAATCTGGGAACATGTTGGTGTCGTATAGTCTAGGACAGAGAAAGTTGTAGTTTCTATGTTTCCAATGTATTTAAGTACATGTAGCATGATAACCCGCTCTTCCATTTCCCATTATTTCGTAATATTTTGTACATAGGCAAAACAAACCTTGCAATTTAAGGTTATGTCAGTAGTTGTCTTCTCTTTACTTGCATGGCCGTTGTTGACAGCAAAACAATAATCTCCCATAAGCTAATGATTTGAAGATCGGATGAACATTGCTGATGTGATTATTTTTGTATCAAGATGCAAGGCACCATCTATCAAATCATCATGTGCGGAGAGACAGACTCATGTAAATATCTTGACCACAGAAGCCTGTCCCTTGGAACATTAGGATATAAATAATGTGTTAGTTTTCCCCACTTCGCATAAACCTTAAAGTACCGTTATACATGATTAGAGAGTGTACCAATAAATATATGGTCATGAGGATCCAAACGAAGATATCAGCAATTTATTGCTCTAGAACAGCAGAGTTAGCATCTCTAAAGCAAGTACTCACCTATCCGATAGAGTAATTCTTATTACATTGTCCTGTAAAAGGGAATGAACGCCAAGATTTATAATTAAGTATAAAACATATCAGTGGTATCCCAGTGATTTGTAGTGCAGACATCGGGATAAAGATGAGAATTAATGTGAATTGAGATAGTTCAGAATATAGTGAAATCTGCTTTGTATCATATCCTAGTGGGTAATCTGAGAGCCCTGTAAAAAAATACAGAGATTCCTTCTTTCAACGTAACAAAAATCC
It includes:
- the LOC127315574 gene encoding uncharacterized protein → MKPSRGFWVSAEPVQKRGPGRPRKYPKVLASGHPQEHPVAEEVLLHPVAGEELQKPKAEAVLKRPRGRPPKVRDAEASVVQMSASTAMVVSPLGQHKVKETEEHPVAEEVLLHPVAGEELQKRPRGRPPKPKAEAVLKRPRGRPPKVRDAEASVVQMSASTAMVVSPLGQHKVKETEVIINTTHQLIVCCFNN